CAGGGTCATGTCGACGGCCTCGTCGATCAGGATCCGCTGGTCGCGCTCTTCCTCGAGCTCGGCCTGCCGCTCCTTGAGGGCCTGACCCACCCGACCGCGGGCTTGCCCGACCCGCTTACCGGCTTCGGCTTTGGCCGTCGGGGGCAGCGCACCGATCTCCCGGTTGGCCAGCGCGAGCGGCGACTTGTCACCGGCGTGCGCCGTGCGCACTGCCTTGAGATCGTCGAGGCTGCTGGCCGCGGCGGTCGCCGTCAGCGCGGCCGACACCGCCTCGTCGATCGCTGCAGGATCAAGCACGGAGACCTCGACCGGGTCGTAAGAAGTATTGGGACCGGACACGATCAGCCAGTCTACGGAACCGCCGAGGTGCCTCGCCGCTGAGTATCAGCGCTGGCGTACATACACACCGTGGCCGCCATCGCGAGGTTCAGGGATTCGGCGTGACCGTAGATCGGCACCCGCACCACCGCATCGCACTGGTCGCGGACTTCCTGCGGCAGACCCCAGGCTTCGTTGCCCATCAGCCACGCATGCCGGCCGGTGAGATCGGCATCCGGCAGCAGCACCTCACCGGCACCATCCGCGGCCAGCACCCGCAGCCCGGCGTCGCGGCAGGCGTCGATGATCGACTCGACGGGGTGTCCGATGCTGATCGGCAGATGCCACAGCGACCCGGCGGTCGAGCGAACCACCTTGGGGTTGTAGATGTCCACGCTGGCGTCGCTGACGATGACCGCGGCGGCGCCCGCAGCGTCAGCGCCGCGGATGACCGTGCCGGCGTTACCGGGGTCGCGCACGTTGGACAGCACGACGACGAACCCGCCGTCGGCGGCGAGCGCGTCCGAGAGGGGTACGTCGATCGGCCGGGCCGCCGCGAGGATCCCCTGCGGGTGGGTGGTGTCGACCAGAGCAGCGAAGACTTCGGTGCTGCATTCGTGCAGCGGGACGGTCAGGGGCGCCGCGCGGAACTCGGCGGTGCGCTCGGGGACGCTGGAATCGACGTACACCTCGAGCACGCTCTCCGGCGCGAACGCGAGCAACTCACGGACGGCCTGCGGGCCTTCGACGACGAACCGACCGGCCCGCTCACGTGCCGAACGCCGGCCCAGCGCCCGGA
The window above is part of the Branchiibius hedensis genome. Proteins encoded here:
- a CDS encoding TrmH family RNA methyltransferase, whose amino-acid sequence is MLTNPRAERVRSVRALGRRSARERAGRFVVEGPQAVRELLAFAPESVLEVYVDSSVPERTAEFRAAPLTVPLHECSTEVFAALVDTTHPQGILAAARPIDVPLSDALAADGGFVVVLSNVRDPGNAGTVIRGADAAGAAAVIVSDASVDIYNPKVVRSTAGSLWHLPISIGHPVESIIDACRDAGLRVLAADGAGEVLLPDADLTGRHAWLMGNEAWGLPQEVRDQCDAVVRVPIYGHAESLNLAMAATVCMYASADTQRRGTSAVP